The proteins below come from a single Zea mays cultivar B73 chromosome 8, Zm-B73-REFERENCE-NAM-5.0, whole genome shotgun sequence genomic window:
- the LOC100281394 gene encoding Probable protein phosphatase 2C 14: MVAVAAGRRAGGVGGRRRSGCGPGQAQQKLLAIAVAARFAEAVAPPSAEASRAGSGGCCVELLECLLGALSVNAAPPPAQHRRAVHSIRRRRPRGGGSADDRHADAPSGRIAGNGASASAAASLYTMQGRKGVNQDAMVVWENFGSKDDTIFCGVFDGHGPNGHLVAKRVRDLLPVKLSANLGKGEFKEISTSDVKSGTTKGVATEHRVEDTDASPGNEENGEYPEFFTALRASFLQAFYVMDRDLKAHRNIDCEFSGTTAVTVIKQGQNLIIGNLGDSRAVLGTRGEHNQLVALQLTVDLKPSIPSEAERIRQQSGRVFSLPDEPDVVRVWLPTFNLPGLAMARSFGDFCLKKYGIISMPDVFYHRITDKDEFVVLATDGVWDVLSNAEAVSIISNAPSQASAARFLVESAHRAWRTRYPTSKTDDCAVVCLFLKTEAASTSSSAVTKDLVKNREMSSGKHSLAVKTSTQGS; this comes from the exons ATGGTGGCCGTTGCGGCGGGAAGGCGGGCCGGCGGCGTTGGTGGCCGCCGGCGCTCGGGCTGCGGCCCGGGGCAGGCACAGCAGAAGCTACTAGCGATCGCCGTCGCCGCGCGCTTCGCTGAGGCCGTGGCGCCGCCGTCTGCGGAGGCCTCCCGTGCCGGCTCCGGCGGCTGTTGCGTAGAGCTCCTCGAGTGCCTCCTCGGGGCTCTGAGCGTCAACGCGGCCCCGCCGCCCGCGCAGCACAGGCGGGCCGTGCACTcgatccgccgccgccgcccccgtgGCGGGGGGTCCGCCGACGACCGCCACGCCGACGCTCCCTCGGGCCGCATCGCGGGAAACGGCGCATCCGCATCCGCAGCCGCGTCGCTCTACACCATGCAGGGCAGGAAGGGTGTCAATCAGGACGCCATGGTGGTCTGGGAG AATTTTGGTTCAAAGGATGATACCATTTTTTGTGGAGTTTTTGATGGCCATGGACCAAACGGCCATTTGGTTGCCAAGAGGGtcagagatcttctccctgtaAAGTTGAGTGCAAATTTAGGGAAGGGTGAATTCAAAGAGATTTCTACTAGCGATGTCAAGAGTGGGACTACTAAAGGAGTTGCAACCGAACACAGGGTTGAAGATACTGATGCTTCCCCTGGAAATGAAGAGAATGGCGAGTACCCAGAATTTTTCACAGCACTGAGGGCTTCATTCTTGCAGGCGTTTTATGTGATGGACAGGGATCTGAAGGCACATAGAAATATTGATTGTGAATTCAGTGGTACAACAGCAGTCACAGTAATCAAGCAG GGACAAAATCTTATAATTGGCAACTTGGGAGATTCTAGAGCTGTCTTGGGCACAAGAGGTGAACATAATCAGCTAGTTGCTCTTCAGCTGACAGTGGACCTCAAACCTAGTATCCCGA GTGAAGCAGAACGAATTAGGCAACAAAGTGGCAGAGTATTTTCTCTTCCAGATGAACCAGACGTTGTTCGTGTGTGGCTTCCAACTTTCAACTTGCCAGGGTTGGCCATGGCAAGATCATTTGGAGACTTCTGTCTGAAGAAATATGGAATAATTTCTATGCCTGATGTTTTCTACCATCGCATCACGGATAAGGATGAATTTGTTGTGCTGGCGACTGACGGG GTGTGGGATGTGCTTTCCAATGCTGAAGCTGTTAGCATCATCAGCAATGCTCCTTCACAGGCCTCAGCAGCTCGATTTCTGGTTGAATCGGCTCACAGGGCATGGAGGACACGGTACCCCACATCAAAAACTGATGATTGTGCTGTTGTTTGCCTCTTTCTGAAAACAGAAGCAGCAAGTACATCCTCCAGTGCTGTAACCAAAGATTTGGTGAAGAACAGAGAAATGAGCAGCGGTAAGCATTCATTGGCTGTTAAAACAAGCACCCAAGGTTCCTGA